Proteins from one Ahaetulla prasina isolate Xishuangbanna chromosome 2, ASM2864084v1, whole genome shotgun sequence genomic window:
- the SIRT7 gene encoding NAD-dependent protein deacetylase sirtuin-7 isoform X2, with translation MAAGRSLSRSERKAAARAEFLRQEEQRERRRQVSRILRKPAADRSADEAMLLSGCQEMVRDLERLRKKRERLRRRLEEVCDEPDELKRKVSKLSAVVRGAKHLIVYTGAGISTAASIPDYRGPNGVWTMLQKGRSIRATDLSEAEPTLTHMSIACLHNNKLVKHVVSQNCDGLHLRSGLPREALSELHGNMYIEVCTSCTPNREYVRIFDVTERTALHRHQTGRLCHKCGVQLRDTIVHFGEKGILQQPLNWEAATEAAGKADVILCLGSSLKVLKKYPHLWCMSKPPRHRPKLYIVNLQWTPKDDLAVLKLHGRCDDVMKLLMDELGLPIPSYDRMKDPIFSLAVPLQPAEESSHSRKPVAPPASLHEVQLGEEQQMHPDPPSGGWFGRGCAKGTKRKKNS, from the exons ATGGCGGCTGGTCGAAGTTTGAGTCGCTCGGAGCGGAAAGCGGCGGCTCGCGCTGAATTCCTCCGCCAAGAAGAGCAGCGGGAGCGACGGAGGCAG GTGTCTCGAATCCTGCGCAAACCGGCGGCCGACCGGAGCGCCGACGAGGCGATGCTTCTGTCGGGGTGTCAAGAGATGGTGCGGGATCTAGAGCGGCTTCGCAAAAAGCGTGAGAGGCTGAGGCGCCGGCTAGAGGAG GTGTGTGATGAACCCGACGAATTAAAGAGAAAAGTCAGCAAGCTATCTGCTGTTGTCCGAGGAGCTAAACATCTTATTGTATATACAGGAGCTGGCATAAGTACG GCAGCTTCAATTCCTGACTACAGAGGCCCAAATGGGGTGTGGACAATGCTGCAAAAAGGGAGAAGTATCAG GGCTACCGATCTGAGTGAAGCAGAGCCCACACTCACCCACATGAGCATTGCTTGTTTGCACAACAACAAACTG gtgAAGCATGTAGTGTCTCAAAACTGTGATGGGCTTCACTTGCGCAGTGGCCTCCCTCGAGAAGCCCTGTCTGAGCTGCATGGAAACATGTATATAGAG GTTTGCACATCTTGCACACCTAATCGTGAATATGTACGAATATTTGATGTGACAGAGCGCACAGCCTTGCACAGGCACCAGACTGGGAGATTATGCCATAAATGTGGAGTGCAGCTGAGAGATACAATTGTACACTTTGGAGAGAAGGGTATTTTACAGCAACCCTTGAACTGGGAGGCAGCAACAGAAGCTGCTGGCAAAGCAGATGTGATCCTTTGCTTGGGATCTAGCTTGaag GTTTTGAAAAAGTACCCACATTTATGGTGCATGAGTAAACCACCCAGACACCGCCCTAAACTCTATATTGTAAATCTCCAG TGGACACCAAAAGATGATCTTGCAGTCCTAAAACTTCATGGAAGATGTGATGATGTGATGAAGTTGTTGATGGATGAGTTAGGACTTCCCATTCCTTCCTATGATAG AATGAAagaccccatcttttctctggctgTTCCTTTACAACCTGCAGAAGAAAGCAGTCATAGCCGAAAACCCGTGGCTCCACCAGCAAGTCTTCATGAAGTACAACTGGGAGAAGAACAACAGATGCATCCAGATCCTCCCTCTGGTGGCTGGTTTGGCCGAGGCTGTGCAAAAGgcacaaaaaggaaaaagaactcttga
- the SIRT7 gene encoding NAD-dependent protein deacetylase sirtuin-7 isoform X1: protein MAAGRSLSRSERKAAARAEFLRQEEQRERRRQVSRILRKPAADRSADEAMLLSGCQEMVRDLERLRKKRERLRRRLEEVCDEPDELKRKVSKLSAVVRGAKHLIVYTGAGISTVRQLQFLTTEAQMGCGQCCKKGEVSGNWFKSISYVTLESWFLLFIFLFFPCIRATDLSEAEPTLTHMSIACLHNNKLVKHVVSQNCDGLHLRSGLPREALSELHGNMYIEVCTSCTPNREYVRIFDVTERTALHRHQTGRLCHKCGVQLRDTIVHFGEKGILQQPLNWEAATEAAGKADVILCLGSSLKVLKKYPHLWCMSKPPRHRPKLYIVNLQWTPKDDLAVLKLHGRCDDVMKLLMDELGLPIPSYDRMKDPIFSLAVPLQPAEESSHSRKPVAPPASLHEVQLGEEQQMHPDPPSGGWFGRGCAKGTKRKKNS, encoded by the exons ATGGCGGCTGGTCGAAGTTTGAGTCGCTCGGAGCGGAAAGCGGCGGCTCGCGCTGAATTCCTCCGCCAAGAAGAGCAGCGGGAGCGACGGAGGCAG GTGTCTCGAATCCTGCGCAAACCGGCGGCCGACCGGAGCGCCGACGAGGCGATGCTTCTGTCGGGGTGTCAAGAGATGGTGCGGGATCTAGAGCGGCTTCGCAAAAAGCGTGAGAGGCTGAGGCGCCGGCTAGAGGAG GTGTGTGATGAACCCGACGAATTAAAGAGAAAAGTCAGCAAGCTATCTGCTGTTGTCCGAGGAGCTAAACATCTTATTGTATATACAGGAGCTGGCATAAGTACGGTAAG GCAGCTTCAATTCCTGACTACAGAGGCCCAAATGGGGTGTGGACAATGCTGCAAAAAGGGAGAAGTATCAGGTAACTGGTTCAAAAGCATTTCCTACGTTACGTTGGAATCCTGGTTCTTgcttttcatatttcttttctttccatgtaTCAGGGCTACCGATCTGAGTGAAGCAGAGCCCACACTCACCCACATGAGCATTGCTTGTTTGCACAACAACAAACTG gtgAAGCATGTAGTGTCTCAAAACTGTGATGGGCTTCACTTGCGCAGTGGCCTCCCTCGAGAAGCCCTGTCTGAGCTGCATGGAAACATGTATATAGAG GTTTGCACATCTTGCACACCTAATCGTGAATATGTACGAATATTTGATGTGACAGAGCGCACAGCCTTGCACAGGCACCAGACTGGGAGATTATGCCATAAATGTGGAGTGCAGCTGAGAGATACAATTGTACACTTTGGAGAGAAGGGTATTTTACAGCAACCCTTGAACTGGGAGGCAGCAACAGAAGCTGCTGGCAAAGCAGATGTGATCCTTTGCTTGGGATCTAGCTTGaag GTTTTGAAAAAGTACCCACATTTATGGTGCATGAGTAAACCACCCAGACACCGCCCTAAACTCTATATTGTAAATCTCCAG TGGACACCAAAAGATGATCTTGCAGTCCTAAAACTTCATGGAAGATGTGATGATGTGATGAAGTTGTTGATGGATGAGTTAGGACTTCCCATTCCTTCCTATGATAG AATGAAagaccccatcttttctctggctgTTCCTTTACAACCTGCAGAAGAAAGCAGTCATAGCCGAAAACCCGTGGCTCCACCAGCAAGTCTTCATGAAGTACAACTGGGAGAAGAACAACAGATGCATCCAGATCCTCCCTCTGGTGGCTGGTTTGGCCGAGGCTGTGCAAAAGgcacaaaaaggaaaaagaactcttga
- the SIRT7 gene encoding NAD-dependent protein deacetylase sirtuin-7 isoform X3: MLLSGCQEMVRDLERLRKKRERLRRRLEEVCDEPDELKRKVSKLSAVVRGAKHLIVYTGAGISTVRQLQFLTTEAQMGCGQCCKKGEVSGNWFKSISYVTLESWFLLFIFLFFPCIRATDLSEAEPTLTHMSIACLHNNKLVKHVVSQNCDGLHLRSGLPREALSELHGNMYIEVCTSCTPNREYVRIFDVTERTALHRHQTGRLCHKCGVQLRDTIVHFGEKGILQQPLNWEAATEAAGKADVILCLGSSLKVLKKYPHLWCMSKPPRHRPKLYIVNLQWTPKDDLAVLKLHGRCDDVMKLLMDELGLPIPSYDRMKDPIFSLAVPLQPAEESSHSRKPVAPPASLHEVQLGEEQQMHPDPPSGGWFGRGCAKGTKRKKNS; this comes from the exons ATGCTTCTGTCGGGGTGTCAAGAGATGGTGCGGGATCTAGAGCGGCTTCGCAAAAAGCGTGAGAGGCTGAGGCGCCGGCTAGAGGAG GTGTGTGATGAACCCGACGAATTAAAGAGAAAAGTCAGCAAGCTATCTGCTGTTGTCCGAGGAGCTAAACATCTTATTGTATATACAGGAGCTGGCATAAGTACGGTAAG GCAGCTTCAATTCCTGACTACAGAGGCCCAAATGGGGTGTGGACAATGCTGCAAAAAGGGAGAAGTATCAGGTAACTGGTTCAAAAGCATTTCCTACGTTACGTTGGAATCCTGGTTCTTgcttttcatatttcttttctttccatgtaTCAGGGCTACCGATCTGAGTGAAGCAGAGCCCACACTCACCCACATGAGCATTGCTTGTTTGCACAACAACAAACTG gtgAAGCATGTAGTGTCTCAAAACTGTGATGGGCTTCACTTGCGCAGTGGCCTCCCTCGAGAAGCCCTGTCTGAGCTGCATGGAAACATGTATATAGAG GTTTGCACATCTTGCACACCTAATCGTGAATATGTACGAATATTTGATGTGACAGAGCGCACAGCCTTGCACAGGCACCAGACTGGGAGATTATGCCATAAATGTGGAGTGCAGCTGAGAGATACAATTGTACACTTTGGAGAGAAGGGTATTTTACAGCAACCCTTGAACTGGGAGGCAGCAACAGAAGCTGCTGGCAAAGCAGATGTGATCCTTTGCTTGGGATCTAGCTTGaag GTTTTGAAAAAGTACCCACATTTATGGTGCATGAGTAAACCACCCAGACACCGCCCTAAACTCTATATTGTAAATCTCCAG TGGACACCAAAAGATGATCTTGCAGTCCTAAAACTTCATGGAAGATGTGATGATGTGATGAAGTTGTTGATGGATGAGTTAGGACTTCCCATTCCTTCCTATGATAG AATGAAagaccccatcttttctctggctgTTCCTTTACAACCTGCAGAAGAAAGCAGTCATAGCCGAAAACCCGTGGCTCCACCAGCAAGTCTTCATGAAGTACAACTGGGAGAAGAACAACAGATGCATCCAGATCCTCCCTCTGGTGGCTGGTTTGGCCGAGGCTGTGCAAAAGgcacaaaaaggaaaaagaactcttga